A genome region from Halorubellus sp. JP-L1 includes the following:
- a CDS encoding phosphoglucomutase/phosphomannomutase family protein: protein MDAIQFGTDGWRATLDEFTERRVRIVAQGVAGYLQDAGRAGETVGVGYDARETSEGFAEELARVLCANGFDVVMPERDRPTPQLAWAIRDRDLAGGCMITASHNPPEYNGVKFVSDDGSPALAAETDAIVDHLAEPDPLPESEWGDVERVDVVTPHFEQCRRRIAELADVGADDGDATSDESTTDLLDGLHVVYDAIHGSGRDTTDALLEACGASVDRLRCERDPDFGGAHPEPSEENLQGLVDAVRERDADLGVANDGDADRIAVVTPDGFLDENLFFAAIYDYLLERESGSAVRTVSTTFLVDRVADAYGETVHETPVGFKYVAEAMADFDPLMAGEESGGFAVRGHLRQKDGVFMALLAAAAAVDRPLEDRVSDLLAEHGEIHQGKESVDCPDDRKQDVLAALEDHIPDAVAGEPVADVVTVDGFKLLLEDGSWTLMRPSGTEPKLRVYAEAESEARVEALLDAGRDLVEPLV, encoded by the coding sequence ATGGACGCCATCCAGTTCGGGACCGACGGCTGGCGCGCGACCCTCGACGAGTTCACCGAGCGCCGCGTCCGCATCGTCGCACAGGGCGTCGCCGGCTACCTCCAGGACGCCGGACGCGCCGGCGAGACCGTCGGCGTCGGCTACGACGCCCGCGAGACCAGCGAGGGGTTCGCCGAGGAGCTCGCGCGCGTCCTCTGCGCGAACGGGTTCGACGTCGTCATGCCCGAGCGCGACCGCCCCACGCCACAGCTCGCGTGGGCCATCCGCGACCGCGACCTCGCCGGCGGCTGCATGATCACTGCGAGCCACAACCCGCCCGAGTACAACGGCGTGAAGTTCGTCAGCGACGACGGCTCGCCCGCCCTCGCCGCCGAGACCGACGCCATCGTCGACCACCTCGCCGAACCCGACCCGCTCCCCGAGAGCGAGTGGGGCGACGTCGAGCGCGTGGACGTGGTGACGCCGCACTTCGAGCAGTGCAGGCGCCGCATCGCCGAACTCGCCGATGTAGGTGCCGACGACGGGGACGCGACCAGCGACGAGAGCACCACCGACCTCCTCGACGGCCTGCACGTCGTCTACGACGCCATCCACGGCTCCGGCCGCGACACCACGGACGCGCTCCTCGAAGCGTGCGGGGCGTCCGTCGACCGACTGCGGTGCGAGCGCGACCCCGACTTCGGCGGCGCACACCCCGAACCGAGCGAGGAGAACCTCCAGGGACTCGTCGACGCCGTCCGCGAACGCGACGCCGACCTCGGCGTGGCGAACGACGGCGACGCCGACCGCATCGCCGTCGTCACTCCAGACGGATTCCTCGACGAGAACCTGTTCTTCGCCGCAATCTACGACTACCTCCTCGAACGCGAGAGCGGGTCTGCAGTTCGAACCGTTTCGACGACGTTCCTCGTCGACCGCGTCGCCGACGCCTACGGCGAGACCGTCCACGAGACCCCGGTCGGGTTCAAGTACGTCGCCGAGGCGATGGCCGACTTCGACCCCCTGATGGCGGGCGAGGAGTCCGGCGGGTTCGCCGTCCGCGGTCACCTCCGCCAGAAGGACGGCGTGTTCATGGCGCTACTCGCCGCCGCCGCGGCCGTCGACCGCCCCCTCGAGGACCGCGTCAGCGACCTCCTCGCCGAACACGGCGAGATCCACCAGGGGAAGGAAAGCGTCGACTGCCCGGACGACCGCAAGCAGGACGTCCTCGCCGCCCTCGAGGACCACATCCCCGACGCCGTCGCCGGCGAACCCGTCGCGGACGTCGTCACCGTCGACGGCTTCAAACTCCTGCTCGAGGACGGCTCGTGGACGCTCATGCGGCCCTCCGGCACCGAACCGAAGCTCCGCGTGTACGCCGAAGCCGAGAGCGAGGCCCGCGTCGAGGCGCTCCTCGACGCCGGCCGCGACCTCGTCGAACCCCTCGTTTAA
- a CDS encoding NADPH-dependent FMN reductase, whose amino-acid sequence MTSLSVVAVCGSLRDESYTRTALAYALDAAERAGAATTLLDVGREDVPMYDPDVDDQGVSELLATIEAADAVLLGSPVYHGTFTGALKNFHDHCGWDEYEDTVVGLVATAGGGSYASTLEHMRSTVRGVHGHVVPEQVGIRSASSKFDPDPEAIDDRAISDPDIEERLRDLGDAVVRDARRFATEPCEGTAAADD is encoded by the coding sequence ATGACCTCCCTCTCGGTCGTTGCCGTCTGCGGCAGTCTCCGCGACGAATCGTACACGCGAACCGCGCTCGCGTACGCCCTCGACGCCGCCGAACGAGCCGGCGCCGCCACCACGCTCCTCGACGTGGGCCGTGAGGACGTCCCGATGTACGACCCCGACGTCGACGACCAGGGCGTCTCCGAACTGCTCGCGACGATCGAAGCCGCCGACGCCGTCCTCCTGGGCTCGCCCGTCTACCACGGCACGTTCACGGGCGCGCTCAAGAACTTCCACGACCACTGCGGCTGGGACGAGTACGAGGACACCGTCGTCGGCCTCGTCGCCACCGCCGGCGGCGGCAGCTACGCCAGCACGCTCGAGCACATGCGCAGCACCGTTCGCGGCGTCCACGGCCACGTCGTCCCCGAACAGGTCGGCATCCGCTCGGCGTCGAGCAAGTTCGACCCCGACCCCGAAGCGATCGACGACCGCGCCATCTCCGATCCCGACATCGAGGAGCGCCTCCGCGACCTCGGCGACGCCGTCGTCCGCGACGCCCGCCGCTTCGCGACCGAACCCTGCGAGGGAACCGCCGCCGCCGACGATTAG
- a CDS encoding GNAT family N-acetyltransferase encodes MSGARGDAGVVVREATADESLAVRRVLDAAMLETDAVDGAVERGDAFVAAVDDRVVGALVLVPVASVDGPDELDGCDGMHVDAVAVTHRRRGQGVGRALVDGALERERRLSVAFDPSVGTFYDALGFETVVQADADGRAWAVQSLDV; translated from the coding sequence ATGTCGGGCGCACGCGGCGACGCCGGGGTGGTGGTTCGGGAGGCGACGGCGGACGAATCGCTGGCGGTTCGGCGCGTGCTGGACGCAGCGATGCTGGAGACGGACGCCGTGGACGGCGCGGTCGAGCGCGGGGACGCGTTCGTCGCGGCGGTCGACGATCGCGTTGTGGGCGCGCTCGTGCTCGTTCCGGTCGCGTCGGTGGACGGCCCCGACGAGCTCGACGGATGCGACGGGATGCACGTGGACGCGGTCGCGGTCACGCACCGCCGACGCGGGCAGGGCGTGGGGCGTGCCCTCGTCGATGGGGCGCTCGAGCGAGAGCGACGGCTGTCGGTCGCGTTCGACCCGAGCGTGGGGACGTTCTACGACGCGCTCGGGTTCGAGACGGTCGTTCAGGCGGACGCGGACGGTCGCGCCTGGGCGGTGCAATCGCTGGACGTGTAG
- a CDS encoding response regulator transcription factor, translating into MTDDTSVLVVEDNAELAELYASWTPKEWSVETVMSGDEAVPAVDESTDVVVLDRRLPGCSGDEVLERLRDRGYDGQVVIVTAVEPDFDIVEMGFDDYLVKPVTRETFERTLERLLARSAYATELREYYAAVSKLSVLEAHKSSDELSASAEYDRLVERAAAHRERADELLEELLSDPSTQTRLFRGLIESAME; encoded by the coding sequence ATGACGGATGACACGTCCGTCCTCGTCGTCGAGGACAACGCCGAACTGGCGGAGCTGTACGCGTCGTGGACGCCCAAGGAGTGGTCGGTGGAGACGGTGATGTCCGGGGACGAGGCGGTGCCAGCGGTCGACGAGTCGACGGACGTCGTCGTTCTCGACCGACGGCTCCCGGGGTGTTCCGGCGACGAGGTGCTCGAGCGGTTGCGGGATCGCGGGTACGACGGCCAGGTGGTGATCGTGACGGCGGTCGAGCCGGACTTCGACATCGTCGAGATGGGGTTCGACGACTACCTCGTGAAGCCGGTGACGCGGGAGACGTTCGAGCGGACGCTCGAGCGGTTGCTCGCGCGGTCGGCGTACGCGACGGAGCTCCGCGAGTACTACGCGGCGGTGTCGAAGCTCTCCGTTCTGGAGGCACACAAGTCGAGCGACGAGTTGTCGGCCTCGGCGGAGTACGATCGGCTCGTGGAGCGTGCGGCGGCGCACCGCGAGCGCGCCGACGAGCTCCTCGAGGAGTTGCTGTCGGATCCGTCGACGCAGACGCGGTTGTTTCGGGGTCTCATCGAGTCTGCGATGGAGTGA
- a CDS encoding ubiquitin-like small modifier protein 2, with product MQVTVDVKGEAETEVDASADATYADLLSAVDLSPHEVTVLVDGRPVPEDQPVVVDHVTVLRLVKGG from the coding sequence ATGCAGGTGACGGTGGACGTGAAAGGCGAAGCCGAGACCGAGGTCGACGCGTCGGCGGACGCGACGTACGCGGACCTGTTGTCGGCGGTCGACCTCAGTCCGCACGAGGTCACGGTCCTCGTCGACGGCCGGCCCGTCCCGGAGGACCAGCCGGTCGTCGTCGACCACGTCACCGTCCTTCGGCTCGTCAAGGGTGGATAG
- a CDS encoding DEAD/DEAH box helicase, with protein sequence MEVAEVVPEFAEAFAFEEFNPMQREALPALLESGENVVASAPTASGKTALAELAICKTLADGGTALFVAPMRALTNEKETEWERFEDMGYSVYVVTGERDLNPRRARHADVLVMTPEKLDSATRKHDSTRYDFVTDVDVCIIDEVHLLDSDKRGPVLEVTISRLRRLCDPRVVALSATMPNVDDVAAWLDAPAENTFAFGDEYRPVELNAGVKTYTHGDNSFADKYRRLYRALDLAEPHVREDGQALVFVSSRQDTVQAAKKARDEVGERDIPMGARGDYDFHNDAKELQNDTLRKSVLDGVAFHHAGLAKGDKDRVEQWFKEGKIQLLFSTSTLAWGVNLPARCVVIRDTKLHDPLEGEVDMSPLDVLQMLGRAGRPGYDDVGYGWVVCDRADADKYRRLLREGKDIESRLADNLDAHLNAEIAMGTIRDMDDVMDWLETTFYYVRASAAPEMYDFEGLREYVRGKLEGLVDRGFVDAGDDLSLSATSLGMLASKFYLRLDTAARFRELATRDAPVDANAVLGAVATAMEFDSVSARQSEKEAVDAVLVGRDTGDMEPGQRKVLAILESSMTGSTPKELRSDAWVIKQNALRLLGACRAFLERFADGHAANVAERVAARIEDGVSADAVGLTAVDGVGAGRASKLAKEGFATPGDLVAAGVDGLVEAGLSEGVAERIVDAAADLPAPRIEWGAFPDSVATGENDVREVTVANDGGGANAHLRVTVNGVEMTETETYLGDETTTPVAVFGADDDELTYEISIAFPDHPLVPVAETRTVRVT encoded by the coding sequence ATGGAGGTCGCCGAGGTCGTCCCGGAGTTCGCTGAGGCGTTCGCGTTCGAGGAGTTCAATCCGATGCAGCGCGAGGCGCTGCCCGCGCTGCTCGAGTCCGGCGAGAACGTGGTTGCGAGCGCGCCGACCGCGAGCGGGAAGACCGCGCTCGCCGAGCTCGCGATCTGCAAGACGCTCGCCGACGGCGGGACGGCGCTGTTCGTCGCGCCGATGCGGGCGCTCACGAACGAGAAGGAGACCGAGTGGGAGCGCTTCGAGGACATGGGGTACTCGGTGTACGTCGTCACCGGCGAGCGCGACCTGAACCCGCGGCGGGCGCGGCACGCCGACGTGCTCGTGATGACGCCCGAGAAGCTCGATTCGGCGACGCGCAAGCACGACTCGACGCGGTACGACTTCGTGACGGACGTCGACGTCTGCATCATCGACGAGGTCCACCTCCTGGACTCGGACAAGCGCGGGCCCGTGCTCGAGGTGACGATCTCGCGGTTGCGGCGGCTCTGCGACCCGCGCGTCGTGGCGCTGTCGGCGACGATGCCGAACGTCGACGACGTCGCGGCGTGGCTCGACGCGCCCGCGGAGAACACGTTCGCGTTCGGCGACGAGTACCGACCGGTGGAGTTGAACGCGGGCGTGAAGACGTACACGCACGGCGACAACTCGTTCGCGGACAAGTACCGGCGGCTGTACCGCGCGCTCGACCTCGCGGAACCGCACGTCCGCGAGGACGGGCAGGCGCTCGTGTTCGTCTCCTCGCGCCAGGACACCGTGCAGGCCGCGAAGAAGGCCCGGGACGAGGTCGGCGAGCGCGACATCCCGATGGGCGCGCGCGGCGACTACGACTTCCACAACGACGCGAAGGAACTCCAGAACGACACGCTCCGGAAGAGCGTCCTCGACGGGGTCGCGTTCCACCACGCGGGCCTGGCGAAGGGCGACAAGGACCGCGTCGAGCAGTGGTTCAAGGAGGGGAAGATTCAACTACTCTTCTCGACGTCGACGCTCGCGTGGGGCGTGAACCTCCCCGCGCGCTGCGTCGTCATCCGCGACACGAAGCTCCACGACCCGCTCGAGGGCGAGGTGGACATGAGTCCGCTGGACGTCCTCCAGATGCTCGGGCGCGCGGGCCGTCCGGGGTACGACGACGTCGGCTACGGCTGGGTGGTCTGCGACCGCGCGGACGCCGACAAGTACCGGCGGCTGCTGCGGGAGGGCAAGGACATCGAGTCGCGGCTCGCGGACAACCTCGATGCGCACCTGAACGCGGAGATCGCGATGGGGACGATACGGGACATGGACGACGTGATGGACTGGCTGGAGACGACGTTCTACTACGTCCGCGCGTCCGCCGCGCCCGAGATGTACGACTTCGAGGGACTCCGCGAGTACGTTCGCGGGAAGCTGGAGGGGCTCGTCGACCGCGGGTTCGTGGACGCCGGCGACGACCTGTCGCTGTCGGCGACGAGCCTCGGGATGCTCGCGTCGAAGTTCTACCTGCGGCTCGACACCGCCGCCCGATTCCGCGAGCTCGCGACCCGCGACGCACCGGTGGACGCGAACGCGGTCCTCGGTGCGGTCGCGACGGCGATGGAGTTCGACTCCGTGAGCGCTCGCCAGAGCGAGAAGGAGGCCGTGGACGCAGTGCTCGTCGGCCGGGACACGGGCGACATGGAGCCGGGGCAGCGGAAGGTGCTCGCGATACTGGAGTCGAGCATGACGGGGTCGACCCCGAAGGAGCTGCGGTCGGACGCGTGGGTCATCAAGCAGAACGCGCTCCGCCTCCTGGGTGCGTGCCGGGCGTTCCTGGAGCGGTTCGCGGACGGGCACGCGGCGAACGTCGCGGAGCGCGTCGCCGCCCGCATCGAGGACGGCGTGAGCGCGGACGCGGTCGGCCTCACCGCGGTCGACGGCGTCGGCGCGGGCCGCGCGAGCAAGCTCGCGAAGGAGGGGTTCGCGACGCCCGGGGACCTCGTCGCCGCAGGCGTGGACGGCCTCGTCGAAGCCGGCCTCTCGGAGGGCGTCGCCGAACGCATCGTCGACGCGGCCGCGGACCTGCCCGCACCGCGCATCGAGTGGGGCGCGTTCCCGGACTCCGTCGCGACCGGCGAGAACGACGTCCGCGAGGTCACGGTCGCGAACGACGGCGGCGGCGCGAACGCGCACCTCCGCGTCACCGTCAACGGCGTCGAGATGACGGAGACGGAGACGTACCTCGGCGACGAGACCACCACGCCAGTCGCCGTGTTCGGCGCCGACGACGACGAACTCACCTACGAGATCTCGATCGCCTTCCCCGACCACCCGCTCGTGCCCGTCGCAGAGACGCGGACCGTCCGGGTGACCTGA
- a CDS encoding replication factor C small subunit, whose protein sequence is MSESADAGDRPAGKTEVWIEKYRPESLDDVVGHEDIIDRIESYVRKNDLPHLMFAGPAGVGKTATSVSIAKEVYGDDWRENFLELNASDQRGIDVVRDRIKNFARSSFGGYEYRIIFLDEADALTSDAQSALRRTMEQFSNNTRFILSCNYSSQIIDPIQSRCAVFRFSPLGDEAVAAQVRKIAEAEGLEVTDDGVDALVYAADGDMRRAINALQAASVTDEVVDEATVYAITSTARPEEVEEMVSLAIDGDFVASRSRLDELLSDRGLAGGDIIDQVHRSAWEFDLDDTATVRLMDRLGEADYRITEGANERIQLEALLASLARD, encoded by the coding sequence ATGAGCGAGTCCGCGGACGCAGGGGACCGACCCGCCGGGAAGACGGAGGTCTGGATCGAGAAGTACCGGCCGGAGTCCCTCGACGACGTCGTCGGGCACGAGGACATCATCGACCGCATCGAGAGCTACGTCCGGAAGAACGACCTGCCGCACCTCATGTTCGCAGGGCCGGCGGGCGTGGGGAAGACGGCGACGAGCGTTAGCATCGCGAAGGAGGTCTACGGCGACGATTGGCGAGAGAACTTCTTGGAACTCAACGCGTCCGATCAGCGCGGTATCGACGTGGTTCGAGACCGTATCAAAAACTTCGCACGTTCGTCGTTCGGTGGGTACGAGTACCGCATCATCTTCCTGGACGAGGCCGACGCGCTGACGAGCGACGCGCAGTCGGCGCTCCGGCGGACGATGGAGCAGTTCTCGAACAACACGCGATTCATCCTGTCGTGTAACTACTCGAGTCAGATCATCGACCCGATCCAGTCGCGGTGTGCGGTGTTCCGGTTCTCGCCGCTGGGGGACGAGGCGGTGGCGGCGCAAGTCCGGAAGATCGCCGAGGCGGAGGGGCTGGAGGTGACCGACGACGGCGTTGACGCGCTGGTGTACGCGGCGGACGGCGACATGCGGCGGGCGATCAACGCACTGCAGGCGGCGTCGGTGACGGACGAGGTCGTGGACGAGGCGACCGTGTACGCGATCACGTCGACGGCGCGGCCGGAGGAGGTCGAGGAGATGGTGTCGTTGGCGATCGACGGCGACTTCGTGGCGTCGCGCTCGCGGTTGGACGAACTCTTGAGCGATCGCGGGCTGGCTGGTGGGGACATCATCGATCAGGTGCATCGGTCGGCGTGGGAGTTCGACCTGGACGATACGGCGACGGTGCGGTTGATGGATCGGCTCGGGGAGGCGGACTATCGGATCACGGAGGGGGCGAACGAGCGCATCCAGCTGGAGGCGTTGCTGGCGTCGCTCGCTCGCGACTGA
- a CDS encoding polymer-forming cytoskeletal protein, with the protein MSHTSSRRASAFVVLLVLALAITPALAAAETRAGSTVTVGPGETVDGLEVAAATVVVHGTVNGNLDGAAANVRISDSGVVTGDVNVAAASLRIDGEVGGDVSAGVATFVLGDGARVGGAVDVGAADATFAGQVEGDVTVGADTILVADSAALGGELRYDGDLTQRSGATVAGDVVQDESIGGNQFGFSPVPTGAGAVYGFLANLVLGAILLIAFPGTTRAIARTVADQPVRAGAFGLLTLFAVPLVLVVFALTIVGLPVTVLGAFLFALVVWTAVVYGWYAVASWALGRVDVGNDWVALAVGLLANAILEFVPVLGPVVSFAVFLAGLGALALVLDDYRRNRRNARRGTTADAPTA; encoded by the coding sequence ATGAGCCATACGTCTTCCCGGCGAGCGTCGGCGTTCGTCGTCCTGCTCGTCCTCGCACTCGCGATCACGCCCGCTCTCGCGGCGGCCGAAACGCGCGCCGGGTCGACGGTCACCGTCGGCCCCGGCGAGACCGTCGACGGTCTCGAGGTCGCCGCCGCGACCGTCGTCGTTCACGGGACCGTGAACGGGAACCTCGACGGTGCCGCCGCGAACGTCCGCATCAGCGACTCCGGCGTCGTCACCGGCGACGTGAACGTTGCCGCCGCCAGCCTCAGGATCGACGGCGAAGTCGGCGGTGACGTCTCCGCGGGCGTCGCGACGTTCGTCCTCGGCGACGGCGCTCGCGTCGGTGGCGCCGTCGACGTCGGCGCGGCGGATGCGACGTTCGCCGGCCAGGTCGAGGGCGACGTCACCGTCGGCGCGGACACCATCCTCGTCGCCGACAGCGCGGCTCTCGGCGGCGAACTCCGATACGACGGCGACCTCACGCAGCGCAGCGGTGCCACCGTCGCTGGCGACGTCGTCCAGGACGAGAGCATCGGCGGGAACCAGTTCGGGTTCTCGCCGGTTCCCACTGGAGCCGGTGCAGTCTACGGGTTCCTCGCGAACCTCGTGCTCGGCGCGATCCTCCTGATCGCGTTCCCCGGAACGACCCGCGCAATCGCACGCACCGTCGCGGACCAGCCCGTTCGCGCCGGCGCGTTCGGTCTCCTGACGCTCTTCGCGGTCCCACTGGTACTGGTCGTGTTCGCGCTCACGATCGTCGGGCTCCCGGTGACCGTCCTGGGCGCGTTCCTGTTCGCGCTCGTCGTCTGGACGGCCGTGGTCTACGGCTGGTACGCGGTCGCGTCGTGGGCGCTCGGCCGCGTCGACGTCGGGAACGACTGGGTCGCGCTCGCCGTCGGCCTCCTCGCGAACGCCATCCTCGAGTTCGTTCCCGTCCTCGGCCCCGTCGTGTCGTTCGCGGTGTTCCTCGCCGGCCTCGGCGCGCTCGCGCTCGTCCTCGACGACTACCGGCGCAACCGCCGGAACGCGCGTCGCGGCACGACCGCGGACGCTCCGACCGCCTGA